From Prochlorococcus sp. MIT 1223, the proteins below share one genomic window:
- the larB gene encoding nickel pincer cofactor biosynthesis protein LarB, which translates to MNYLHSRLDLHRFQRLGMVEAIWGEHKTVEQLVEILESLKKLGKLAFVTRVNQEKAGKLIDLFKTAQFHEDAHCLTLGDPLIEDNSLGMVVILSGGTSDLKVAAEAELALRWHGIKTKLLLDVGVAGLHRLLSSLKNIEESKVLIACAGMEGALPTVLAGLMPQPVIGVPVSVGYGVSEKGNASLNGMLASCAPGLSVVNIDNGYGAAMAALRILKCNRTSSSKCD; encoded by the coding sequence GTGAACTATTTGCATTCGCGCTTGGATCTTCATAGATTTCAAAGATTAGGAATGGTTGAGGCCATATGGGGAGAACATAAAACAGTAGAACAGTTAGTTGAAATTTTAGAAAGTCTTAAAAAACTAGGGAAATTGGCTTTTGTTACAAGAGTGAATCAGGAAAAGGCAGGAAAATTAATTGATCTTTTCAAAACAGCTCAATTCCATGAAGATGCTCATTGTTTAACCCTCGGCGATCCCCTTATTGAAGATAACAGTCTTGGAATGGTAGTTATTTTAAGTGGTGGGACAAGTGACTTAAAGGTTGCAGCTGAGGCGGAATTAGCTTTGAGATGGCATGGGATAAAGACAAAATTATTGCTTGATGTTGGAGTTGCTGGTTTGCATAGGCTACTTTCTTCTCTGAAGAATATAGAAGAATCTAAGGTCTTAATAGCTTGTGCTGGTATGGAAGGCGCATTGCCTACAGTTCTTGCTGGGTTAATGCCTCAGCCTGTTATAGGTGTACCTGTTTCTGTTGGATACGGAGTTAGTGAAAAAGGAAATGCTTCTCTTAATGGGATGCTTGCAAGTTGTGCTCCAGGGCTAAGTGTCGTGAATATAGATAACGGATATGGTGCTGCAATGGCAGCTTTGAGGATCTTAAAATGTAATAGGACCAGTTCGTCTAAATGTGATTAG
- a CDS encoding DUF1517 domain-containing protein has translation MINIFHQTKIFIKRLKKDVLAQFFKRILPLITILFLGCQPISAASGGRIGGGEFTIPQMPRVSNYGNNYRRYSNKYNGGGGIGFPFLIPIFGFGGGGLFIFLFLIAISGAIINSLRSSNPELNTSTITSNNVTNKIANIIQLQIGLLASAKKLQERLRELANTSDTKSSIGLQDLLKETTIAILREPHLWVYANIESGNIPVKTAEKTFNRLSLLERSKLKIETTSNFSGKKLTSQGLGITPGDADPTSEFIAVTILLASTNEIDIQKIETNVDLERNLRIIGSTTSTELIALEIIWQPDGKGEVLSREDLLISYPNLKFL, from the coding sequence ATGATAAACATCTTCCATCAAACTAAAATATTTATCAAGAGACTTAAAAAGGATGTTCTTGCACAATTTTTTAAACGCATATTACCTTTAATCACAATATTATTTCTAGGTTGCCAGCCTATTAGCGCTGCCAGTGGAGGTCGCATAGGAGGAGGAGAGTTCACAATCCCACAAATGCCTCGGGTTAGTAATTATGGAAATAATTACAGAAGATATAGCAATAAATACAATGGTGGAGGCGGTATTGGATTCCCTTTCTTAATACCTATCTTTGGATTCGGTGGTGGTGGCCTATTTATTTTTTTATTTCTTATAGCGATTTCAGGAGCAATTATTAACTCACTAAGATCTAGTAATCCCGAACTAAACACAAGTACTATTACAAGCAATAATGTTACAAACAAAATTGCAAATATCATTCAATTACAAATAGGCCTACTAGCAAGCGCAAAAAAACTGCAAGAAAGACTTAGGGAATTAGCCAATACATCTGACACTAAATCATCTATCGGCTTGCAGGATTTATTAAAAGAAACCACTATTGCAATATTGCGAGAACCACATCTTTGGGTTTACGCAAACATCGAAAGCGGGAACATCCCGGTTAAGACAGCAGAAAAAACCTTCAATCGTCTTTCTTTATTAGAAAGAAGTAAATTAAAAATAGAAACAACTTCAAATTTTTCTGGAAAAAAACTTACTTCCCAAGGATTAGGGATCACACCTGGAGACGCAGACCCAACTTCAGAGTTCATCGCGGTAACAATCCTATTGGCAAGTACAAATGAAATTGATATTCAAAAAATTGAAACCAATGTAGACCTTGAGAGAAACTTAAGAATCATTGGATCAACAACATCAACAGAGCTAATTGCCCTAGAAATTATTTGGCAACCAGACGGGAAGGGAGAAGTCCTAAGCCGTGAAGATTTACTAATTTCATATCCAAATCTAAAATTTTTATAA
- a CDS encoding TIGR03792 family protein, which translates to MKLSFSGIHWTNAIVYFAIAIAFFFFNPQSMHSEDLHSLDSIDKPIVEHLRLKVEKKQVKSWIIAEKGSWEKWLAQKEGFLGRNLFWDPLDEEATLLITWKSREIWKNIPQDEIATVQEKFENIARAETGIKQGNPFPLLFEGELLPQ; encoded by the coding sequence ATGAAATTGTCTTTTTCTGGCATTCATTGGACTAATGCAATTGTTTATTTTGCAATAGCAATAGCCTTCTTTTTTTTTAATCCTCAGAGTATGCATTCAGAAGATCTACATTCTTTAGATTCTATTGATAAGCCTATTGTGGAACACTTGCGCTTAAAAGTTGAAAAGAAACAAGTCAAATCATGGATAATTGCAGAGAAAGGTAGTTGGGAAAAATGGCTGGCTCAAAAAGAAGGATTCTTGGGGAGGAATCTTTTTTGGGATCCTTTAGATGAAGAAGCTACTTTGCTGATAACTTGGAAAAGTAGAGAAATATGGAAAAATATTCCTCAAGATGAAATTGCAACTGTTCAAGAAAAGTTTGAAAATATAGCTCGCGCTGAGACAGGAATTAAGCAAGGTAATCCTTTCCCACTTTTATTTGAAGGAGAATTATTGCCTCAGTGA
- the ispF gene encoding 2-C-methyl-D-erythritol 2,4-cyclodiphosphate synthase has protein sequence MTDSSPKLRIGNGYDMHRLIPGRDLILGGVKLMHPKGLGLDGHSDADVLTHAIMDALLGALSLGDIGKYFPPDDPKWKGADSLLLLAQVMELINQRGWKVSNVDSVLVAERPKLKPYIEIMRENIAKKLGVSVDLVGVKATTNEKLGPEGREEGISSHAVVLLETI, from the coding sequence ATGACAGACTCTTCACCTAAGCTGCGTATCGGAAACGGTTATGACATGCATCGCTTGATTCCAGGGAGAGATCTGATCTTAGGAGGTGTCAAATTAATGCATCCCAAAGGTTTGGGCCTTGACGGTCATAGTGATGCGGATGTTCTTACTCATGCCATTATGGACGCTTTGTTAGGAGCTCTATCTTTAGGTGATATAGGAAAATACTTTCCTCCAGATGATCCAAAGTGGAAAGGAGCAGATAGCTTACTTTTGCTTGCTCAAGTAATGGAGCTTATTAATCAACGAGGATGGAAGGTTTCCAATGTGGATTCCGTTTTGGTCGCAGAGAGACCGAAACTAAAACCATATATTGAAATTATGCGAGAAAACATTGCAAAAAAACTTGGAGTTTCAGTCGACCTTGTAGGTGTAAAAGCCACAACCAACGAGAAGTTAGGTCCAGAAGGTAGAGAAGAAGGAATTAGTAGTCATGCAGTAGTTTTGCTAGAGACAATATGA